In Primulina eburnea isolate SZY01 chromosome 3, ASM2296580v1, whole genome shotgun sequence, one DNA window encodes the following:
- the LOC140826447 gene encoding LOW QUALITY PROTEIN: probable inactive receptor kinase At5g67200 (The sequence of the model RefSeq protein was modified relative to this genomic sequence to represent the inferred CDS: deleted 1 base in 1 codon): protein MKLNIVIVQLFFSLAFLRFGLCLPATRTGSGGVGVNAGSVASLPADAVSLLAFKSAADLDGKLLYTTNERFDYCRWQGVKCAQGRVVRYIVQGFGLRGTVSAAALTNLDQLRVLSLKNNSLFGPLPDFSLLINLKTLFLDHNYFSGAFPLSILSLHRLLILDLSQNNFTGLLPENLMVLDRLGYLRLDSNRFSGPIPPLNQTLLGMFNVSNNNLTGPVPVTPTLKKFKVSSFQHNPNLCGEIINKPCQGSPFFNSSSGSSTLASPPSPLLQNAQSQQGLSIVSPLNQHKRHKNVGLILGFVVGVLILTAAGLSILALIRKRRENRDQIEAIEENQFSEETILTKTQRDTALVSLGTDQNTNAGNREAKKLKSDEQKKVIKSGKLLFCSGDEELYSMDQLMRASAELLGRGTLGTTYKAVMASQLIVSVKRLDACKTAITSGDTFEQHMEAVGMLRHPNLVPVRAYFQAKQERLIIYDYQPNGSLFNLIHGSRSSRAKPLHWTSCLKIAEDVAQGLAYIHQASKFIHGNLKSSNVLLGSDFEACVTDYCLATLADAPSDDDVDNAGYKAPETRKSARQSTAKADVYAFGTLLLELLTGKPPSQHPFLAPPDMPDWVRAMREDDAEDDTRLRMLVEVASICSLTSAEQRPTMWQVLKMITNIKEIMDDGSRDLQNGYL from the exons ATGAAGCTCAACATTGTCATTGTGCAACTGTTCTTTTCTTTAGCATTTCTGCGTTTCGGACTCTGCCTTCCAGCTACCCGTACAGGGAGCGGAGGTGTCGGCGTAAATGCCGGCTCAGTCGCTTCTCTTCCCGCCGATGCTGTCTCACTTCTTGCATTCAAGTCAGCGGCGGACCTCGACGGGAAACTTCTTTACACCACTAACGAACGGTTCGATTACTGCCGATGGCAAGGAGTGAAATGCGCGCAAGGCCGCGTCGTGCGATACATTGTCCAGGGTTTCGGCCTCCGGGGAACTGTTTCCGCCGCCGCGCTCACCAACCTCGACCAGCTTCGAGTCTTGAGCCTGAAAAACAACTCGCTTTTCGGTCCTCTCCCTGATTTCTCCCTTCTCATAAACCTTAAAACTCTCTTTTTAGACCACAACTACTTCTCC GGAGCTTTTCCTCTCTCCATTTTGTCCCTCCACCGTCTCTTGATTCTTGATTTGTCTCAGAACAACTTTACCGGCCTCTTGCCGGAAAATTTGATGGTTTTAGACCGGTTGGGATACCTCCGACTGGATTCAAACCGGTTCAGTGGGCCCATTCCTCCATTGAATCAGACATTATTGGGAATGTTCAATGTTTCTAATAATAACCTCACCGGTCCTGTACCTGTCACCCCAACTCTCAAAAAGTTCAAAGTTTCTTCCTTTCAGCATAATCCCAACCTCTGCGGTGAAATTATCAACAAACCTTGTCAAGGTTCCCCTTTCTTTAACTCGTCCTCCGGCAGCTCCACCCTGGCCTCACCTCCATCGCCGCTTCTGCAGAACGCACAGTCCCAGCAAGGATTAAGCATCGTTTCACCTCTTAATCAGCATAAACGTCATAAAAACGTAGGCTTAATTCTGGGTTTTGTGGTTGGGGTCCTGATTCTAACGGCAGCTGGTTTAAGTATTTTGGCGTTGATAAGGAAAAGAAGAGAAAACAGAGATCAGATTGAAGCGATCGAGGAAAACCAATTCTCTGAGGAAACCATACTCACCAAAACTCAAAGGGACACGGCTTTAGTGTCACTCGGAACAGATCAAAACACAAATGCTGGGAATCGAGAAGCCAAGAAACTAAAATCTGACGAGCAGAAAAAGGTGATAAAAAGTGGGAAACTGCTATTCTGTTCGGGGGATGAAGAATTGTACTCAATGGATCAGTTAATGAGAGCTTCAGCTGAGCTACTGGGTAGGGGTACTCTTGGTACGACATATAAAGCTGTGATGGCTAGCCAGTTGATCGTGTCTGTAAAGAGATTGGATGCATGCAAAACCGCCATTACAAGTGGTGATACATTTGAGCAGCATATGGAAGCTGTTGGTATGCTGAGGCATCCGAATTTGGTTCCTGTGAGGGCTTATTTTCAGGCTAAACAAGAAAGGTTAATTATTTATGATTATCAACCTAACGGCAGTCTCTTCAATCTTATTCACG GTTCCAGATCGTCCCGAGCCAAACCACTTCACTGGACATCATGTCTGAAAATTGCAGAAGATGTTGCACAAGGCCTAGCCTACATCCACCAAGCATCCAAGTTCATCCACGGCAATCTCAAATCTTCCAATGTCTTGTTGGGCTCTGATTTTGAGGCCTGTGTCACAGACTACTGCCTAGCAACCCTTGCCGACGCTCCATCTGATGACGACGTGGACAATGCAGGGTACAAAGCCCCTGAAACTCGTAAATCAGCTCGACAATCCACGGCCAAAGCTGACGTCTATGCCTTTGGCACCCTCTTGTTAGAGCTCTTGACCGGAAAACCTCCTTCCCAACATCCGTTTCTTGCACCCCCAGACATGCCGGATTGGGTTCGAGCAATGAGAGAAGATGACGCTGAAGATGATACGCGTCTTAGAATGTTGGTTGAGGTTGCGAGTATATGTAGCTTGACGTCTGCCGAGCAGAGGCCAACCATGTGGCAAGTGTTGAAGATGATCACAAATATAAAGGAGATTATGGATGATGGTTCAAGGGATTTGCAGAACGGGTACTTGTGA
- the LOC140826449 gene encoding uncharacterized protein: MAAQSQPLSAQSFPTIEEDDTICSSEASVLPTEIEFSPLGHPKGYLTGEARIERAWSHWKRLGSPKLVVAPMVDNSELPFRLLCRKYGAQAAYTPMLHSRIFGQNQKYRAEEFTTCKEDRPLFVQFCANDPDILLEAARRVEPYCDYVDINFGCPQRIARRGYYGAFLMDNLPLVRSLVEKLSKNLNVPVSCKIRIFPDLQDTINYAKMLEDAGCSLLAVHGRTRDEKDGKKFRANWNAIRAVRNAVRIPVLANGNIRHVDDAWQCIEETGVEGVLSAESLLENPALFGGYRTAEWVHENEENTQDGKLDQGDLLVEYLKFCEEYPVPWRMVRSHVHKMLGDWFRLHPNVRDDLNSQYKLTFEFLYDIVNRLRELGVQMPLKLSGNGSSL; encoded by the exons ATGGCTGCACAATCTCAACCCCTCTCCGCACAATCCTTCCCCACCATTGAAGAAGACGATACTATCTGCTCATCAGAAGCTTCCGTTCTTCCCACCGAGATAGAATTCTCTCCTTTGGGTCATCCGAAGGGGTACTTGACCGGGGAGGCCCGCATCGAGAGGGCCTGGTCTCATTGGAAGAGATTGGGCAGTCCCAAGCTCGTTGTGGCCCCCATGGTGGACAACTCGGAGCTTCCCTTTCGTCTTCTCTGCCGCAAGTACGGCGCTCAAGCGGCTTACACTCCAATGCTTCACTCTAGAATTTTCGGTCAAAACCAAAAGTATCGGGCAGAAGAATTTACCACCTGTAAG GAGGATAGGCCGTTGTTTGTGCAATTCTGCGCTAATGATCCGGATATTCTGCTGGAGGCAGCACGGAGAGTGGAGCCTTACTGTGATTATGTTGACATCAATTTTGG TTGTCCCCAACGTATTGCAAGACGAGGGTATTATGGCGCTTTCCTCATGGATAATCTTCCTCTTGTTAGGTCCCTAGTTGAAAAATTGTCTAAAAACCTTAACGTTCCGGTGTCATGCAAAATTCGAATATTTCCAGATTTGCAAGATACCATCAACTATGCCAAAATGCTGGAGGATGCTGGTTGTTCTCTTTTGGCTGTACATGGAAGAACAAGAGATGAAAAGGATGGAAAGAAATTCCGGGCTAACTGGAATGCCATCAGAGCGGTTAGAAATGCGGTTAGAATTCCTGTCCTTGCCAATGGAAATATACGGCACGTGGATGACGCCTGGCAGTGTATAGAAGAGACTGGCGTTGAAGGGGTACTTTCAGCGGAGTCCCTTCTCGAGAATCCTGCTCTGTTTGGTGGATATCGAACTGCTGAATGGGTACACGAGAATGAAGAAAACACTCAAGATGGGAAGCTGGACCAAGGTGATCTGTTGGTGGAATATTTGAAGTTCTGCGAGGAATATCCGGTTCCATGGCGAATGGTTCGTTCACACGTGCACAAGATGTTGGGAGACTGGTTCAGACTTCATCCAAATGTAAGAGACGATCTTAATTCACAGTACAAGCTTACGTTTGAGTTTCTTTATGACATTGTGAACCGACTCAGGGAACTCGGTGTTCAGATGCCTCTTAAATTGTCTGGAAATGGTAGTTCACTATAA
- the LOC140826452 gene encoding probable LRR receptor-like serine/threonine-protein kinase At4g37250: MNYQSYGLFHSWRWRILACIFLLRAQSYGLNIDGLFLLSFKYGILNDPLGVMKNWNHHDATPCSWNGVTCGTSGSGDAYFRVTGLSLAGCGLLGSIPATLGRIEHLRFLNLSRNSINGSIPSTLFRATELQIFDISNNLVSGELPELVGNLKNLRVLDLSDNALSGNLPRNLTSLQNLTSVFLQNNYLSGSLLGGFDSVQALDLSSNLINGSLPPEFGGSDLAYFNISFNRISGEIPPEFASRIPGNATIDFSFNNLTGPIPESFLFFNQETKSYSGNPELCGKPLSNPCTFPSSIATQPNASIPESPPAIAVIPQFIDSIPSVGEGAAAGNQPQRKENKLKIATILGIVVGDVVGICVVAAVFLHVYHLKKPKTTNNEAKEGKDFDWASSASSTEGHNWLKTWPCLKKQQNSATEENEETSSDSSHASNLNKNHEMHATQEKKKGELVTFDGNQELEMESLLKASAYILGASGSSIMYKAILEDGTALAVRRIGESGVERFRDFQNQVRVIAKLVHPNLVRIRGFYWGAEEKLVIYEFVPNGSLANARFRKAGSSPSHLPWETRLKIAKGVARGLCYIHEKKHVHGNLKPSNILFGPDMEPKIGDFGLERLVSGENSSKNGGSTRNFGSRRSTASRDSFQDFASGATPSPSPSAICVSPYQAPESLRSLKPNAKWDVFAFGVVLLELLTGKVVLTTDEMGPGLIIGASTSAEEDKGKVLKMADAAVRAELEGKEEALLALFKLGYNCVAPVPQKRPSMKEILNALEKISSSSYY, encoded by the exons ATGAACTACCAAAGCTACGGTTTGTTCCATTCATGGCGGTGGAGAATTCTAGCATGTATATTTCTACTTCGGGCTCAGTCTTATGGGCTCAACATAGACGGGCTGTTCTTGCTTTCTTTCAAGTACGGTATTCTGAATGATCCGTTGGGTGTTATGAAGAACTGGAACCACCACGATGCCACGCCATGTTCCTGGAATGGTGTCACCTGCGGAACTTCGGGATCGGGGGATGCTTATTTTCGGGTTACGGGCCTGTCGTTGGCGGGTTGCGGGCTCCTGGGTTCCATTCCGGCGACTCTTGGCAGGATAGAGCACCTTAGATTCCTTAATCTTTCAAGAAATTCAATCAATGGTTCCATCCCTTCAACTCTCTTCCGAGCAACCGAGCTTCAAATTTTTGATATTTCTAACAACTTGGTCTCCGGTGAGCTGCCAGAGCTTGTGGGGAACCTGAAAAATCTCCGGGTTCTTGATCTTTCAGACAATGCTCTATCAGGGAACCTGCCAAGGAATTTAACGAGTCTACAGAATTTGACTAGTGTTTTTTTGCAGAACAACTACTTATCTGGTTCACTACTTGGTGGGTTTGATTCAGTCCAGGCTTTAGATCTGTCCTCCAATTTGATCAACGGGTCCTTGCCGCCGGAATTTGGAGGCAGTGATCTTGCATACTTCAACATTTCTTTTAACAGAATTTCCGGCGAAATTCCGCCGGAATTTGCTAGCAGAATCCCTGGAAATGCCACCATTGATTTTTCGTTCAACAACCTGACAGGCCCGATTCCtgaatcatttcttttctttaacCAGGAAACAAAATCATATTCCGGTAACCCAGAATTATGCGGTAAGCCACTATCAAATCCCTGCACCTTTCCATCTTCCATCGCAACTCAGCCCAATGCTTCTATACCTGAATCTCCTCCTGCTATTGCCGTCATACCCCAATTTATTGACTCCATCCCTTCAGTTGGTGAAGGTGCAGCTGCTGGAAACCAGCctcaaagaaaagaaaacaagCTCAAAATCGCAACAATTCTGGGAATAGTTGTCGGAGATGTCGTGGGTATCTGCGTCGTGGCAGCGGTTTTTCTGCACGTCTATCATCTGAAGAAACCAAAAACTACTAACAATGAGGCAAAAGAGGGAAAGGACTTCGACTGGGCATCCTCGGCATCGTCCACGGAAGGACACAACTGGCTGAAAACATGGCCATGTCTGAAGAAACAACAAAACTCCGCCACCGAGGAAAACGAGGAAACATCCTCCGACTCCTCCCACGCATCGAACTTGAACAAGAATCATGAAATGCATGCAACCCAAGAGAAGAAAAAAGGGGAGCTGGTAACGTTTGACGGGAATCAAGAACTGGAAATGGAGAGCTTGCTCAAGGCGTCAGCTTACATTTTGGGGGCGTCGGGTTCGAGCATAATGTACAAAGCGATCCTCGAAGACGGCACCGCATTGGCTGTTCGCCGGATCGGCGAGAGTGGCGTAGAACGTTTCAGAGATTTCCAGAATCAGGTTCGGGTGATTGCAAAACTGGTGCACCCGAATTTGGTCCGGATTCGAGGGTTCTACTGGGGCGCTGAGGAGAAGCTCGTTATCTATGAATTTGTCCCCAATGGCAGCCTCGCTAATGCTCGTTTCA GGAAAGCTGGCTCTTCACCGAGCCATTTACCTTGGGAAACACGTCTTAAGATAGCAAAGGGAGTGGCCCGTGGGCTTTGCTACATCCACGAGAAGAAGCATGTCCATGGCAATTTAAAGCCTTCTAATATACTATTCGGCCCTGACATGGAGCCCAAGATTGGAGATTTCGGGCTCGAAAGGCTTGTGTCAGGTGAAAATAGTTCCAAGAATGGGGGCTCGACCCGAAACTTTGGTAGCCGAAGATCCACGGCCTCTCGCGACAGCTTCCAAGACTTTGCCTCCGGTGCCACCCCGAGCCCAAGCCCGAGTGCCATATGTGTATCCCCTTATCAAGCGCCTGAATCTCTACGAAGCCTAAAGCCCAATGCAAAATGGGATGTTTTCGCCTTTGGTGTGGTGTTGCTAGAATTACTTACCGGAAAAGTTGTCCTGACAACCGATGAAATGGGGCCTGGTTTAATCATCGGAGCTTCCACATCAGCAGAGGAAGACAAGGGAAAAGTGTTGAAAATGGCTGACGCGGCGGTTCGAGCAGAGTTGGAGGGCAAGGAAGAGGCCTTGTTGGCATTATTTAAATTAGGGTATAATTGTGTGGCTCCTGTCCCACAAAAGAGGCCATCCATGAAAGAGATCCTTAATGCACTTGAaaagatttcatcttcatcGTACTATTAA